The Streptomyces kanamyceticus DNA segment ACCGGACCCATCGCACAGGGCGCTTCGACGCTCCAGGGCGGCGCCGCCACGGTCGGCGGCAGCCAGTTCCGCTTCCACTCGGCGAAGGGTTCGTACGACCCGGACAGCGGCGCGTTCGGCGCGGGCTTCTCCGGTGGGGTGCGCTTCACCGGGCACAAGAAGGGCGGCTCGTACGAGCTCGATCTCACGATCAGCCGCCCTACCGTCAAGATCTCCGGCGGCTCCGGAACGCTCTACGCCGACATGGTCAGCAAGCAGAAGGGCACCGGCAAGGTCACCTCGACCGCGCAGGTGCCGCTGGCCTCGCTCAACATCTCCGGCATCGACATGAAGGGCGGCACCGGGCCGATCGCCCTCAACAACCTGCCCGCGACGCTCACTTCACAGGGCGCGAAGGCCTTCGCCGGTTACTACACGGCGGGCACCGCGCTCGACCCGGTGAGCCTGTCCACGGACCTGACCGCCGCGCGGAAGCCCGCCGAGGGCAAGAACGACAAGAGCGACGAGGGCGACAAGGGCGACAACGACAAGAAGTCGTCCGACAAGAAATCCGGCAAGAAGGACAAGGCGGCGGGCCGCATCGAGGACGCCGCCGTCGACTGGGGCGTGCGCCGCACCTTCCGTGAGTACGTCACGGGATCCATCGCCAAGGGCGAGTGGAAACTGTCCGCCGGGGCCCAGGACGGCGGCGCGCTCTTCCGCTTCCCGAAGGGCGCGGGGACGTACGACGAGAAGAAGGGGACCCTGGCCGCGGACTTCGCGGGCACCGTCCGCTTCACCGGCGAACACGGCCTCGACCTCGCGCTCAGCAAGGTCGCCGTCGAGGTCGAAGACGGCAAGGGCACGCTCAGCGCGGACGTCCAGAGCAAGGGCTCCGACGGCAAGGACGTCTCCCTGAAGAAGGCGCCCCTGGTCACCTTCGCCGCCGAGGGCTTGGACCTGAAGCCCAAGGACGGCCTGGTCTCCCTCACCGAAGTGCCCTCGAAGCTCACCGCCGACGGCGCCAAGGCGTTCGGCGGCATGTACAAGGCGGGCTCCGCCATGGACCCCCTCTCGCTCGCCGTCGCGCTCGACGGCGACGCGAAGCTGCCCGCGCTGCCCGACCTCGGCTCGTCCGCGAAGCCCGCGCCGCGGCCCGCGAAGTCCGCGGAGCCCAAGACCGAGAACGCCGCCGAATCCTCCGACTCCTCGTCGAACGCCGTGCCGATCGGCATCGGCGCGGGCGTGGCGCTGCTGCTCGCCGCGGCGGTGGCGTTCGGCGTCGTACGCAAGAAGCGGGCGGCGTCGGGCGCACCGACGTCCACGGACTCCTGACCCCTCCCGCGGTTTTCCCTCCGTTCCCTCCCTCCCTCCCTCCCTCCCTCTCCCAAGGAGAAGCCTGATCATGGCCGCCAACCGTCGACCCATAATCCTCGCGGCAGCCGTCGCCACCGCGGTGACGCTCGGCGCGAGCGCCCTCGCGCTGCCCGCGCTCGCCGCCGACGGCGAGAAGGCCGCGCCGCCGAAGCTGGAACTGAAGAACGGCACGCTGGACTGGGGGCTCAAGGAGTCCTTCCGCAAGTACGTCGCGGGGATCGCCCACGGCACCATCGAGGCCACGGACGGCGCCAAGCAGGCCGAGGGCAACGGGGTGTTCACCTTCACCGAGGGCAAGGGGACGTACGACCCCGGCCCCGCGCACGCGATGAACACGGCGTTCAAGGGCAGCCTCCGCTTCGTCTCCAAGGCGCACACCTTCGACATCAAGATCGCCGACGTGAAGGTCCGCACCGAGGGCAAGGCCGGTGCCATCCAGGCCGACGTTACCCTCAACGGCGCCACCCAGAACGACATCGACCTCGCCAAGCTCGACCTGAGCACCGTCCGCCCTGGCCAGGGCGAGGGCGGCGCGATGGTCTTCAAGGACATCCCGACGACGCTGACCGCCGACGGCGCCAAGGCGTTCAACGGCATGTACGCGGCGGGCGAGAAGCTCGACCCGGCCACGCTCACCGTGACGCCGGGCGGCCCGGTGACCGAGGAGCCGACGGTCGCCCCGACCGAGCCGACCAAGACCCCGAAGCCGACGGTCGACCCGACGGAGCCGACCAAGAGCCCGAAGCCGACCGCCGACCCGACCGAGCCCACGGCCAAGCCCACCTCCGGCACCGAGCAGCCCGCCGACAAGATCGCCGAAGGCAGCCTCTCCTGGGGCCTGAAGCAGACCTTCCGCAAGTACATCTCCTCCGGCGGCAGCATCTCCGTCGCGGGCGGGGCCAAGAAGGTCTCCAGCGGCTACACGTTCCCGTACGCCAAGGCCGACGTGGACGCCGACGCCAAGAAGATCGACGCGTCCTTCGGCGGCAGCGTCCGCTTCCTGTACAAGGCGCACGGCCTCGACATGAAGTTCGGCGACCTCAAGGTGCAGGCCGACGGCGCCAAGGGCACGCTCCTCGTCGACGTCACCACGCCCCAGGGCACCAAGAACGACGTGAAGTTCGCGACGCTCGACCTCTCCAAGGTCTCGTACGCCGCGAAGGACGGCGTCGTCCGGTTCGACAAGGTCCCCGCGACCCTCACGGAGGCGGGCGCCCAGCAGTTCGTCAACCGCGGCACGCGCCCCTACGAGCCCGGCGAGAAGCTCGACCCGGTGACCCTCGCGCTCGGCGGCGACCTCCCCTCCGACGGCGGCCAGGCCGGCAACGCCCCGATCGCCGACAGCGGTACGACGGGCTCCGGTTCGGTGGGCGGCGGCGGTTCGGTCGGCGGCGGCTCGGCCGACACCGGCGACACGGGCTCCCTGGCCTCCACCGGCGCCTCCGTGCCCTCGACCGCGTTGCTCGGCACGGCGGGCGTGGCGATGGCGGCGGGCGCGGCGGCGGTGGTAGTGGCGCGCCGCAAGCGCGGCGGCCCGGAAACGGCCTGACACACACCTAAGCGCCGGAGGGGCTGAGAATTCAGCCCCTCCGGCGCTTGAGGAGCGGGGGCCCGGGGGCGGAGCCCCCGAGACACCAGCCCCGTCAGGCACTCAGCGGAAACTCTTCCCCGAGCTCACGGAAGACCGCCGTATTCAAAGCGAAAGCGTTCTTGCACTCGTCCACGATCCGCTTCCTCTCCAGCTCGTCCGTGACCACCGAGTCGATCCCGTCGAGCAGCTCCCGATACCCCCGCTTGAACGCGGCCGGGTTGGAGATGCCCTCGAAGACGTAGAACCGGACGCCGTCGCCCTTGCGCGCGAAGCCCCAGGTCTGCTCGGCCTTGCCTCTGATGATCTGGCCGCCGGAGAGGTCGCCGAGGTAGCGGGTGTAGTGGTGGGCGACGTAGCCACCGGGCCAGGTGCGTGCGCACTCGGCGACGCGGTCCGCGTACGCGGCGGTGGCGGGCAGCGGGGTGAGGCCCGTGCGCCAGTCGGCGCCGCGCAGGTGGGCGAGGTCCCGCTCGAGCTCGCTCACGCGCGCCAGCTCGGGCTGTATGAACGGCCCCGCGACGGGGTCGTCGCGCAGGGTCCGGGCGCCGTCCTCCAGGGAGCGGTACACGAACCACAGCTGTTCCGTATAGCGCGTGTAGGCGTCGACGCCGAGCCTGCCGCCGAGCATGTCGCCCATGAACGTGGAGGTCTCGGCCTCGGTGTGCTGCTCGTGCGACGCGGTGCGGATGACCGTGGAGAAGGGCGTGAGCGGCGTGTCCATGAGGGACCTCCAGAGGGAGCCGGGCGATGACGGGATGGCGGGAACCGGTGCGATCCCTGCAGATCATGGCAACTTAGGCTTACCTAAGTCAACTGGTTCCCGACGTCCTGTCGGTAAAAAACTACCCGCTCCCCGCGCCCGGAACCACGAAGATCCGGATCCTCTGGTCGGATCCGGATCTTCGAAGGGGCGCTCGGCGCGCGGCGGGGCGGTCTCAGGGCAGCGTGAGGATCTCCGCGCCGGTCTCCGTCACCACGAGCGTGTGCTCGAACTGCGCGGTGCGCTTCCTGTCCTTGGTGACGACGGTCCAGCCGTCCTCCCACATGTCGTACTCGTACGTGCCGAGCGTCAGCATCGGCTCGATCGTGAACGTCATGCCGGGCTGGATGGTGGTCGTGGCGTGCGGGCTGTCGTAGTGCGGGACGATCAGCCCGGAGTGGAAGGACGTGTTGATGCCGTGACCGGTGAAGTCGCGCACCACTCCATAGCCGAAGCGCTTGGCGTACGACTCGATGACACGGCCGATGATGTTGATCTGCCGACCGGGCTTGACGGCCTTGATGGCGCGGTTGAGGGACTCGCGGGTCCGCTCGACGAGCAGCTTCGACTCGTCGTCCACGTCGCCGACGAGGTAGGTGGCGTTGTTGTCGCCGTGCACGCCGCCGATGTACGCCGTGACGTCGAGGTTGATGATGTCGCCGTCGTTCAGGACGGTGGAGTCGGGGATCCCGTGGCAGATGACCTCGTTCACCGAGCTGCACAGCGACTTCTGGAAGCCGCGGTAGCCCAGCGTCGAGGGGTAGGCGCCGTGGTCGCACATGTACTCGTGCGCGACGCGGTCGAGCTCATCGGTGGTCACACCGGGCGCGATGTGCTTCGCGGCCTCTTCCATGGCGCGGGCGGCGATGCGGCCCGCGGTGCGCATCAGCTCGATGGTCTCGGGGGTCTGCACCTCGGGCCCCGCGTACGGGGTCGGCGCGGGTTTCCCCACGTACTCCGGGCGCCTGATGTTGCCGGGTACGGAACGGATGGGGGAGAGCTCCCCTGGGACGAGCGGTGACTGGCCAGACATGCCAGCGAGTCTAGCCAGCGGAGGTGGGGCAGCATGGCGTCAGGAACGCGTGACGAGAGGAGCGGGTCATGGCGCTGTTCAAGAAGCGGACGGTCGGCAAGCCGGGCGAGTGGTTCTACTGCCTGGAACACCAGAAGGTCGAGGAGGGGCCGGACTGCCCCGGCAAGGACCGGATGGGGCCTTACGCGTCCCGCGAGGAGGCGGAACACGCCATGCGGACCGCTCGGGAGCGGAACCTTGAGTGGGAGAACGATCCCAAGTGGCATGACTCGGGGGCCCGGGGCGAGGACGGCGACGCGTAAGCCTGGCGGCTGGCGGCTGGCGGGGACCTGCGGGCAGGGTGTGGCTGGTCGCGCAGTTCCCCGCGCCCCTTACGGGGCCACCGGCTCCGACGTGTCCGGTGCGCCGCGCTCCCTGCGTCGCTTCGCGTCCGGGTCCGTCGTCGCGTCGTACGAGATCAGCCGTGGCAGCGCCGCCGCCAGGATGCCCACCGAGGCCACGCAGGCCAGGCCGCCGGACCAGATGGCGGAGCGGGTGCCGGTCCAGCCCGCCGCCGCGCCCGCGCGGACCTGGCCGAGCTGGGGGCCCACGCTGTAGGAGAGGACCTCGATCCCGGCGAGCCTGCCGCGCAGCTCGTCGGGGATCGTCTGGTTCCAGATGGTCGAGCGCCCGAGCCCGCTCAGCATGTCGCCCGCGCCCGCGAGGGCGAGGCAGCCGAGGACCACCCAGACGTTCGAGAACCAGCCCGCCGCCGTGATGGCCAGGCCCCAGCCCGTCGCGCCGAAGATCACGAGCAGTCCGTGCCGCCGCACCCGCGAGGTCCACCCGCTGGTGAGGCTGAGCAGCAGCGAGCCGACCGCGCCCGCCGCGTACATCAGACCCAGCGCCCACTTCGCGTCCAGGTCGTCCGCGAGGAACGGGAAGATCGTGTTCGGGAAGGCGAAGAACATCGCCGCCATGTCGATCGCGTACGTGCCGACCAGCACGGGACGCGACCACGCGTACCGCGCGCCCTCCGCGAGGCCCTTCAGCGACGGCTTCTCCGCGTCGTGCGCGGCGGGCGCGGGGGAGATGCGGGTGCACAGCGCGACCGAGAGGGCGAAACAGACGGCCGTGACCGCGTACGCCGACGCGTGACCGGCGTACGCCACGACGATGCCCGCGAGCGAGGGCGCCGCGATGGCGCCCACGTTCCAGCGCAGCGAGTTCAGCGCGGCGGCCGCCGTCAGCTGGTCGTGCGGCACGATCCGCGCCATCAGCGAGTCCAGGGCGGGCCGTTGCAGCCCGGCGAGCGCGGAGACACCGGCCGCCACGACGTACAGCGGCCAGAGCAGCGGCTCGGACAGCAGGGCGTTCACCAGGAGGACGACGGCGAGCAGTCCGAGGCCCGCCTCGGTCAGCAGGATCACCTTGCGCCGGTCCACGGCGTCGGCGAGCGCGCCCCCGTACAGACCGAAGACGATCAACGGCACGAGCTCCACCGCGCCCATCGCACCGACGGCGAGCGGCGAGTCCGTCAGCTCCTTGATCTGCAGCGGCAGGGCGACCAGCGCCATGAAACTGCCGAAGGTGGTGACGAGCCCCTGCACCCACAGCAGCCGGAAGTCACGGGTGGACCGCCAGGGGGAGAGGTCGGGCAGTATCGCTGAGAGAGGCACGAGGAACCATGCTCAGCGGAGGCACGTGTACGGGCAACTCAATTATCCGCGCCGGGCCGGTTCACCACCGCGTGGGCGGCGGTGAGGTCAGCTGGTCGGCGAGGCGGGAGAGACGGTCCCGGAAGCGGTGGCGGGGGCGCGGGGTGGGCAGCGCGTTCTCGCCGGTCGCCGCGCTCACCAGGTGCTGGACCGTGTCGAGGTCGAGGTCCGTGTCGGCCGGTACGGCGAGTGCCTCGTGCGAGAGGGCGTCCAGGTCCCGGTCGCCCGAGCCGAGCGAGAGCACCGTCGCCCCGGCCCGCCTCGCGTCGTGCACGCGCGAGAGCAGCTCCGCGTCCGGCGCGTCCGGCGCCACGACGAGCAGCGTCTCGCCGCGCCGCGCCGCCTCGATCCGGCCGAGCCCGGTCGACAGGTGCGCGGGATCGCCGGGCAGGATCCGGTGCCGTACGAGCGTCGGCGTCAGCTCCGGCGTGCCCGACCAGGCCGCCTCGTCCACCAGGTGCGCGGCCAGGTGCCACGGCTCGTACACCTCGGTGCCCACAAGCAGCAGCCCGCCGCCGTGCGGCAGCACGGAGGAGCGCAGCGTCCCCGCGAAGCGGCGGGTGGCACCGGGCCACTCGGTTCCCGCGAGCACTTCGCGCAGCAGCGCGACCCGTACGGCGTCCATGCCGTCGCATCCTGCCCGAACGGGCCACTCGTGACCGGGAGTTCACCGGGAATTCCCCCGGAGCGGGGAAGGGCGGGGGATGACTGCTGAAACATCTGTTCCCTTCCGGGCGGGCCGCGAGGGATACGCGAGCTTCCGCATCCCCGCCGTCGTGCGCACGGCATCCGGCACCGTCCTCGCCTTCTGCGAGGGCCGCGTCGGCTCCCAGGACGACTTCGGCAACATCGACATCGTCCTCAAGCGCTCCGTCGACGGCGGCCGCACCTGGGGCCCGCCGCAGATCGTCGGCAAGAACGGCGCCGACCTCGCGGGCAACCCCGCCCCCGTCGTCCTGGACACCGGACGCGTCCTGCTCGTCCAGGTCAGGAACGCCGCGTCGGCCACCGAGGACGCCATCCGGCGCGGCAAGGTGTCCGCCGCCGACGGGCGCCGCGTCTGGCTTCAGCGCAGCGACGACGACGGACTCACCTGGTCGGCGCCGCGCGAGATCACCGGGCAGGTGAAGAAGGCGAGTTGGCGGTGGTACGCGACCACGCCGGGGCATGCCGTGCAGCTGGCCGGCGTCGGCGAAGAAGATGCCGGCGCCGGCGCCAGCGGCACCGGCGGCCGCGTGGTCGTCCCCGCCAACCACTCCCTGCCGCCCACCGGTACCGACACCGGCGCCGAGGGCAAGTACAACGGCGGCCACTGCCTGCTCAGCGACGACGCGGGCGCCACCTGGCGCATCGGCTACATCGACGACAACACCAACGGCTACATCAACGTGAACGAGACCACCGCCGCCGAACTCCCCGACGGACGCCTCTACTTCAACACCCGCAACGACTCCCCGGCCCCCGGCAACCGCGCCGACGCCCACTCCCGCGACGGCGGCGCGAGCCTCGTCAGACCCTTCCGCCCGCAGGCGGGGCTCACCGGACCCGTCGTGGAGGGCAGCGTCCTCCAGCTCCGCGACCCCGACGTACTGCTCTTCTCGGGACCCGCCGACCCCGCCTTCCGCGCCCTGATGACCGTGCGCCGCAGCCACGACGGAGGCACCACCTGGGAGACCGCGCACACGGTCGACGGGCTGCCCGCCGCGTACTCCGATCTCGTACGCCTCGACGACGACACGATCGGACTGCTCTACGAGACGGGCGACTTCAGCGCGTACGAGACGATCACCTTCCGGCGGATACCGGTGTCCGGACTGACCGGGGCGACCGGTGAGTAAGGTCGCCCCATGACCTCTACAGACAGTGCGCAGAACACCGCAGCGGACACCACGGGGAACGCCCCCGCGAAGGCGCCCGCCAAGGACCCCTGGGAGCTGCCCGACGTCTCCGGCCTCGTCGTCGGCGTGCTCGGCGGCACCGGCGACCAGGGGCGCGGGCTCGCCTACCGGCTCGCCAGGGCCGGGCAGAAGGTGATCATCGGCTCGCGCGCCGAGGAGCGGGCGCGGACCGCCGCCGACGAGCTCGGCCTCGGCGTCGAGGGCGCCGAGAACGCCCAGTGCGCGCGGCGCAGCGACATCGTGATCGTCGCCGTGCCGTGGGAGGGACACGGGAAGACCCTGGAGTCCCTGCGCGAGGAGCTGACCGGCAAGCTCGTCGTCGACTGCGTCAACCCGCTCGGCTTCGACAAGAAGGGCGCGTACGCCCTCAAGCCCGAGGAGGGCAGCGCCGCCGAGCAGGCCGCGGCCCTGCTGCCGGACTCGCGGGTCACGGCCGCCTTCCACCACCTCTCCGCCGTCCTGCTCCAGGACGCCTCGGTCGAGGAGATCGACACCGATGTGATGGTCCTCGGCGAGAGCCGCGCCGACACGGACGTGGTGCAGGCGCTCGCCGCCCGCATCCCCGGCATGCGGGGCGTCTTCGCGGGCCGCTTGCGCAACGCCCACCAGGTCGAGTCGCTCGTCGCCAACCTGATCTCGGTCAACCGCCGCTACAAGGCGCACGCGGGGCTGCGGATCACCGACGTATAGGGACGTGCGGGGCCCCGGCGGGCATGGGGGACACTGGACGCGTACGCATCCACGCTGCACCGACAGGAGCCGACCCCCATGCCCCGCCTCGCCATCTACGCCCTCGTGGTCTGCGCGCTCGCCGTCGCCGCGGCCGTGATCTCCTTCGCCCAGGGCAGCTGGCTGGGCATCGTCTGGGTGCTGCTCGCGGGGCTCTCCTCGAACATGGCGTGGTTCTACCTGCGCAAGGAGAAGATGCGGCGGGCGGCGTCCTCCGCCTCGCCCACTGGCTGACGCCGACGGCCGACTGGCTGACGCCGACGGGCCACTACTGGCTGAAGCCGCTGGGCGAGGGGACCTCCTGCGAGCCCTCCCAGAACCTGTAGAGCCGCTGGCCCCACTCGCTGTCCCATTCGCTGACGCCGAGCCCGCGCAGGATCGCGTCGATCGCGTCGAAGAACACGTGATTGACCTCCGGGATCCACAGGATGCCGAAGACCGCGATGAGACCGAACGGCGCGAACGGCTCCACCTGGCGGCGGATCTTGTACGACAGCCAGGGCTCGAGCACCCCGTACCCGTCCAGGCCCGGGATGGGCAGGG contains these protein-coding regions:
- a CDS encoding biliverdin-producing heme oxygenase, with product MDTPLTPFSTVIRTASHEQHTEAETSTFMGDMLGGRLGVDAYTRYTEQLWFVYRSLEDGARTLRDDPVAGPFIQPELARVSELERDLAHLRGADWRTGLTPLPATAAYADRVAECARTWPGGYVAHHYTRYLGDLSGGQIIRGKAEQTWGFARKGDGVRFYVFEGISNPAAFKRGYRELLDGIDSVVTDELERKRIVDECKNAFALNTAVFRELGEEFPLSA
- a CDS encoding MFS transporter, which produces MPLSAILPDLSPWRSTRDFRLLWVQGLVTTFGSFMALVALPLQIKELTDSPLAVGAMGAVELVPLIVFGLYGGALADAVDRRKVILLTEAGLGLLAVVLLVNALLSEPLLWPLYVVAAGVSALAGLQRPALDSLMARIVPHDQLTAAAALNSLRWNVGAIAAPSLAGIVVAYAGHASAYAVTAVCFALSVALCTRISPAPAAHDAEKPSLKGLAEGARYAWSRPVLVGTYAIDMAAMFFAFPNTIFPFLADDLDAKWALGLMYAAGAVGSLLLSLTSGWTSRVRRHGLLVIFGATGWGLAITAAGWFSNVWVVLGCLALAGAGDMLSGLGRSTIWNQTIPDELRGRLAGIEVLSYSVGPQLGQVRAGAAAGWTGTRSAIWSGGLACVASVGILAAALPRLISYDATTDPDAKRRRERGAPDTSEPVAP
- a CDS encoding HtaA domain-containing protein; the encoded protein is MPSSRKARATARAGSVAVLTALVGALLPAATAHAESRTVQGGRLDWGIKSSFQSYVTGPIAQGASTLQGGAATVGGSQFRFHSAKGSYDPDSGAFGAGFSGGVRFTGHKKGGSYELDLTISRPTVKISGGSGTLYADMVSKQKGTGKVTSTAQVPLASLNISGIDMKGGTGPIALNNLPATLTSQGAKAFAGYYTAGTALDPVSLSTDLTAARKPAEGKNDKSDEGDKGDNDKKSSDKKSGKKDKAAGRIEDAAVDWGVRRTFREYVTGSIAKGEWKLSAGAQDGGALFRFPKGAGTYDEKKGTLAADFAGTVRFTGEHGLDLALSKVAVEVEDGKGTLSADVQSKGSDGKDVSLKKAPLVTFAAEGLDLKPKDGLVSLTEVPSKLTADGAKAFGGMYKAGSAMDPLSLAVALDGDAKLPALPDLGSSAKPAPRPAKSAEPKTENAAESSDSSSNAVPIGIGAGVALLLAAAVAFGVVRKKRAASGAPTSTDS
- a CDS encoding HtaA domain-containing protein, producing MAANRRPIILAAAVATAVTLGASALALPALAADGEKAAPPKLELKNGTLDWGLKESFRKYVAGIAHGTIEATDGAKQAEGNGVFTFTEGKGTYDPGPAHAMNTAFKGSLRFVSKAHTFDIKIADVKVRTEGKAGAIQADVTLNGATQNDIDLAKLDLSTVRPGQGEGGAMVFKDIPTTLTADGAKAFNGMYAAGEKLDPATLTVTPGGPVTEEPTVAPTEPTKTPKPTVDPTEPTKSPKPTADPTEPTAKPTSGTEQPADKIAEGSLSWGLKQTFRKYISSGGSISVAGGAKKVSSGYTFPYAKADVDADAKKIDASFGGSVRFLYKAHGLDMKFGDLKVQADGAKGTLLVDVTTPQGTKNDVKFATLDLSKVSYAAKDGVVRFDKVPATLTEAGAQQFVNRGTRPYEPGEKLDPVTLALGGDLPSDGGQAGNAPIADSGTTGSGSVGGGGSVGGGSADTGDTGSLASTGASVPSTALLGTAGVAMAAGAAAVVVARRKRGGPETA
- a CDS encoding sialidase family protein translates to MTAETSVPFRAGREGYASFRIPAVVRTASGTVLAFCEGRVGSQDDFGNIDIVLKRSVDGGRTWGPPQIVGKNGADLAGNPAPVVLDTGRVLLVQVRNAASATEDAIRRGKVSAADGRRVWLQRSDDDGLTWSAPREITGQVKKASWRWYATTPGHAVQLAGVGEEDAGAGASGTGGRVVVPANHSLPPTGTDTGAEGKYNGGHCLLSDDAGATWRIGYIDDNTNGYINVNETTAAELPDGRLYFNTRNDSPAPGNRADAHSRDGGASLVRPFRPQAGLTGPVVEGSVLQLRDPDVLLFSGPADPAFRALMTVRRSHDGGTTWETAHTVDGLPAAYSDLVRLDDDTIGLLYETGDFSAYETITFRRIPVSGLTGATGE
- the map gene encoding type I methionyl aminopeptidase; this encodes MSGQSPLVPGELSPIRSVPGNIRRPEYVGKPAPTPYAGPEVQTPETIELMRTAGRIAARAMEEAAKHIAPGVTTDELDRVAHEYMCDHGAYPSTLGYRGFQKSLCSSVNEVICHGIPDSTVLNDGDIINLDVTAYIGGVHGDNNATYLVGDVDDESKLLVERTRESLNRAIKAVKPGRQINIIGRVIESYAKRFGYGVVRDFTGHGINTSFHSGLIVPHYDSPHATTTIQPGMTFTIEPMLTLGTYEYDMWEDGWTVVTKDRKRTAQFEHTLVVTETGAEILTLP
- the npdG gene encoding NADPH-dependent F420 reductase; the protein is MTSTDSAQNTAADTTGNAPAKAPAKDPWELPDVSGLVVGVLGGTGDQGRGLAYRLARAGQKVIIGSRAEERARTAADELGLGVEGAENAQCARRSDIVIVAVPWEGHGKTLESLREELTGKLVVDCVNPLGFDKKGAYALKPEEGSAAEQAAALLPDSRVTAAFHHLSAVLLQDASVEEIDTDVMVLGESRADTDVVQALAARIPGMRGVFAGRLRNAHQVESLVANLISVNRRYKAHAGLRITDV